A stretch of DNA from Dehalobacterium formicoaceticum:
ATCGACTATTTCCCGGAAGATTTTTTGCTGGTCATTGATGAATCCCATGTGACCCTGCCTCAGATCAGAGGGATGTACGAAGGGGATAAATCACGAAAAACAACTCTGGTGGAACACGGTTTTCGTTTACCGTCTGCCTTGGATAACCGTCCTCTAATGTTTCCCGAATTTGAAAAAAAGATCAATCAGGCAGTCTTCGTATCGGCCACACCCGGATCTTATGAAATGGAACACAGTAAAAAAATTGTGGAACAGATTATCCGCCCCACCGGTCTCCTGGACCCGGAGATTGAAGTACGGCCGGTACAGGGACAAATCGATGACCTGATTGGAGAAATCAAAAAGCGGGTCGACAAAAATCAACGGGTTTTGGTAACCACATTAACAAAACGCATGGCGGAGGATTTAACGGACTATCTCAAAGAGCTGGATATCAAAGTGCGCTATTTACATTCCGATGTAAAAACCTTGGAACGCATGGAAATTATCCGGGAATTGCGTCTGGGTGTCTTTGATGTGTTGGTGGGGATTAATCTGCTGCGAGAAGGTTTGGACTTGCCGGAAGTTTCCCTGGTGGCAATCCTGGATGCGGATAAAGAAGGATTTTTACGATCGGAGCGTTCTTTGATTCAGACCATTGGGCGGGCAGCCCGCAATGCGGAAGGCCGGGTCATTATGTATGGGGATCGGATCACAGATTCCATGGAAAAAGCAATTTCAGAAACCAATCGCAGGCGGTTACTACAGATCAATTATAATCAGGTGCATCATATTATCCCTCAAACAGTACAAAAGGCGGTGCACGATACCTTGGGCATTACCATGGCAGCAGAGCCTGAGGCACAATATCAGGTGGATGGAAAATTGAAAAAGCTGTCTAAGAAGGAAGGGGAAAAGATGATCCGCACCTTAGAAAAAGAAATGCGGGAAGCGGCGCGTCATTTGGAGTTCGAACGTGCTGCTGAATTAAGAGATATTATCATCGAGGTACGGGCTCAGATCAAAAACTAAGGGGACAAGGTACCTGTCCCCTTGTCCCCCCCCAAGCTGTACCTACTTAAAGAATTTCAAAGATTAAAAGAGGAAGAACAAAAACAGCTGGGATGGAATGCTAAAAGAGAATTAGCTAAAATTAATTATCATATACATACTGATGCCATTAAACAAAATCTTATTCCTGAGGAACTAACGAAACAACAGATATCGCTTGTATATGCTAATGAAGCGGATGTATTAAATGTAGCATTATTTGGGAAAACAGCAAAGCAATGGAGGGAAGCAAATCCAGATAAAAAGGGAAATATTAGAGATTACGCTTCTATTAATGAACTTATATGTTTATCCAATATGGAGAATATTAATGCCGTTTTAATTAATGATGGAATTAGTCAAAGTGACCGATTGGTAAGATTAAATAAAATAGCCATCCAGCAAATGATGATATTGGAAGATCAAACTCCCGGGAAGTTAATTAGATAACTGTGATGCTTTGAATTTAGCCTAATAAAGAGCTAATATTTTTAAATTTAAATTTGGTTATCATATAAATAAATTTTAATTCCCCCGAATTCGGGGGAATTAAAAATATGAATATGCAGACCATGGGGGCAGACCACGGGGACGGTTCGTGCGGTTTACAGCAAAATTCCTTGTATGATAAGATATTTTGGGGTGATTGAATAATGCCAAGGACTGGAAGAATAAAGAGTAAAAGCGGTATATATCATATCGTAATGAGGGGTATCAATAAGCAAACCATCTTTGAAGAGGAAGAAGACTCATTAATTTTTCTGGAAACGCTAAAAAAATATCAGGAAAAAAACGGCTATAAAATATATGGATATTGCTTAATGGGAAATCATATTCACCTGCTGATTAAGGAAGAAGAAGAAGCTCTGGAAATAATAATGCGCCGCATAGGAGCAAGTTACGTGTACTGGTATAATCTAAAATATAATCGGTACGGGCATTTATTTCAGGATAGATATAAAAGTGAAGTGGTGGAAGATGAGAGCTATTTTTTAACTGTATTAAGATATATACACCAAAACCCGGTAAAAGCAGGAATAGCAGCTGATGCTGCAAATTATAATTGGAGCAGTTATAATGAATACGTTGGTAAGAGGGCAATTGTAGATACAGATTTTGCATTGAGAATATTTAGTAGTGATAGGGAAAAAGCATTAGAAAGTTTTAAGACATCTCATCAGATAAGCAGCGACGATCTTTGTTTGGATGTTAGTGAAAATAAAAGATTAACGGATAAAATAGCCGTAGAGATTATTAAACAGAAATGCCGAGTAAATCATTGCAGTGAAATCCAATCTGTAGAAAAGGATCAACGGGATAGATATTTGAAATTTTTAAAGGAAGAAGGACTTTCTACAAGGCAAATTGCAAGATTAACGGGTATAAGTAGGGGTATAGTTTCAAAAGCATAGAGCGACGAACCAGAAGAGCCGTCCCCGTGGTTCGTCCTTCACCGACTGTTGGCTGATGTTCATTTCCCTTGCAACTAGTGGGACAAGGTACCTGTCCCCTTGTCCCACCCTTGTCCCACCCTTGTCCCACCTTAACCTTGTGGGATATGGTATAATAAAAGTATAGAGTATGTTGTAAAGTGGGGTCAGAATCATGAGTGACTTTAGGGGATTAACCTCAGGCTCTTGAGCGTTGGGTGAAGGGGATTCTGGCCGGAGAAAAGAATCAAGTGCTTAGATTGCTTATCATAGATCGTTGATCAGATCAAAATAGAAGGAGTATTTATGGCTAAAGATAAAATTATTGTTAAAGGTGCTAGGGAGCATAATTTAAAAAATATAGATGTGGAAATTCCCCGAGACAAGCTGGTGGTCATTACCGGATTAAGCGGTTCAGGGAAATCTTCCCTGGCCTTCGATACCATCTATGCCGAAGGCCAGAGAAGGTATGTGGAGTCCCTTTCCTCTTATGCCCGTCAATTTTTGGGGCAAATGGAGAAACCGGATGTGGACTACATTGAAGGTCTTTCTCCTGCCATTTCCATAGATCAGAAAACCACAGGACGGAATCCCCGTTCCACAGTGGGGACAGTGACGGAGATTTATGATTATATGCGTCTCCTTTTTGCCCGCATTGGGCACCCCCATTGCCCCAAATGCGGCAAGGCCATCACTCAGCAAACCGTGGATCAGATGGTGGATATGCTCATGGAATATGAGGAGGGAACCAAGCTGCAGATTTTGGCTCCCTTGGTACGGGGCCGCAAAGGAGAACATGTCAAGGTATTTGAAGAAGTCAAAAAAGCGGGCTATGTCCGGGTGCGTGTAGATGGAGAGATCTTCGACCTGGAAGAAGAGTTTAAGCTGGAGAAGAATAAAAAGCATACCATCGAGGTTGTCATTGATCGTATTAAAACTAAGCCGGGTATCGAAAATAGAATGGCGGATTCATTGGAACTGGCTTTGGGGTTGGGAGACGGGCTGGTGATGGTTGATGTTATGGGACAGAATGAGCTGCTTTTCAGTCAAAACTTTGCCTGTGTTGATTGCGGGATCAGTTTGGAGGAAATTACACCCCGCATGTTCTCCTTTAATAATCCATATGGGGCGTGTCCCGCTTGTGACGGGTTGGGGCATACCATCCAAATCGATGTGGATCTGCTTATTCCGGATCGCAATCTTTCCATTCGGGAAGGAGCCATTGCCAGATGGAGCAGCAATACCCAGGGCTGGTACTATCGAGTCATCGAGGCTGTCGCCGAGCATTTCGGTTTCAGCATGGATACACCCATCAAGGACTTATCCGAGGAAGCATTGAATTATATTCTTTATGGCACCGCCGGAGAGAAAATCAAGGTGCACTATGATCATCCGGAGCGGGGCAGTCAGGTTTATCATGTGGCCTGGGAGGGCATTGTCAATAATTTTTCCCGGCGCCACAGGGAAACCAACTCCGGCTATATTCGGGATGAAATCGAACGGTATATGTCCCAGATACCTTGTACTAAATGCCATGGGGCCCGCCTCCGTCCTGAGAGTTTGGCGGTATTGGTGGGGGAGAAAAACATTTATCAGGTGACCAATTATTCCATAATAGAGGCCAGGGAATTCTTTCAAAATTTATCCCTGACACCAAGAGAAACCATGATTGCGCGCCAGGTTTTAAAAGAAATTAAGGAGCGCCTTAATTTCCTGATCAATGTGGGCTTAGATTATCTGACGCTGAGCAGAATGGCCGGGACCTTATCCGGCGGGGAAGCACAGCGCATCAGACTGGCCACCCAGATTGGCTCCAGCCTGATGGGGGTTTTATATATCCTGGATGAACCAAGCATCGGCTTGCATCAAAGGGATAATGCCCGTTTAATTGAAACCCTGAAAAATTTGCGTGATCTGGGTAATACGGTGCTGGTGGTGGAGCACGATGAAGAAACGATGCGGGAAGCTGACTATATTCTGGATATCGGTCCCGGCGCCGGTGCCCATGGAGGCCAGGTCATGGCAGCCGGTCCCCTGCCGGAAATATTGGCTGCCAAAAACTCCATTACAGGTCAGTATTTAAGCGGACAAAAAAGCATCCCCCTTCCTTTGGTGCGCCGCACCCCCAACGGAAAATGGCTGGAAATTGTGGGTGCCAGGGAGCATAATTTAAAAGATATCGATGTATCCATTCCTTTAGGTGTTTTTGTAGGGGTGACCGGAGTTTCCGGGTCAGGGAAAAGCACCTTAATCAATGAGATTTTGCATAAGGATCTGGCTCATCGTTTGAACGGAGCCCGGGATTTGCCCGGGGCTCATCGGGAAATCCGCGGCTTGGAACATCTGGAAAAGGTGATTAACATTGACCAAGCTGCCATTGGACGCACTCCCCGCTCCAACCCCGCCACCTATACCGGTGTTTTTGATGCTATTCGGGAGCTTTTTTCCCAGACACCGGAAGCAAAGATGCGAGGTTATCAACGAGGGCGCTTCAGCTTTAATGTTAAAGGAGGCCGTTGTGAGGCTTGCCAGGGGGACGGTATTCTTAAAATTGAAATGCATTTTCTGCCCGATGTTTATGTCCCCTGTGAGGTCTGTAAAGGGAAGCGTTATAATCGGGAGACTCTAGATGTTCGTTACAAAGGGAAAAATATTGCCGATGTGCTGGATATGACGGTGGATGAAGCGACTGAGTTTTTTCAAAATATACCTAAAATTTATCGCAAGATCAAAACCCTTCAGGATGTGGGTTTGGGCTATATCAGGATGGGTCAGCCGGCTACCACTCTTTCCGGGGGAGAAGCACAAAGGGTGAAGCTGGCGACGGAATTGAGCCGCAGGAGCAATGGCCGCACCTTTTATATTTTAGATGAGCCCACTACCGGTCTCCACGTGGCCGATATTCATCGTCTTTTGGAGGTATTAAATCGCCTGGTGGAGGCGGGAGATACGGTTTTGGTGATTGAGCACAATCTGGATGTGATCAAAACGGCGGACTATCTCATTGATTTGGGACCGGAAGGGGGCGACCGGGGAGGTTTAGTTGTTGCCACCGGTACCCCGGAAGAGGTGGCCAAAACGGCGGGATCTTATACGGGGCAATTTATCAGGAAGATACTGGAGCGTGAACGATATGGACTTAACTGCCCAATTGACAGTATTACCGGATAAACCCGGCGTGTACCTGATGAAAGATGATCAGGGGAAGATTATCTATGTGGGCAAGGCTACTTCCCTCAAACAGCGGGTGCGGTCCTATTTTCAAAACAGTAAACACCATACCCCTAAAGAGCTTTCACTGATCAAAAAGATTCATGACCTGGAAACCATTGTGGTGGACTCGCCCATGGAAGCACTTGTTTTGGAATGTAATTTAATTAAGCAGCACCGTCCCAAATATAATATCCGCTTAAGGGATGACAAACATTATCCTTACATCAAGATTACCATGGATGAGTCTTTCCCCCGGGTTTTGGTGGTGCGGTCGATGAAATCGGACAAAGGGAAATATTTTGGTCCCTATACTAACAGTACTGCGATGCATGAAACCTTAAAAATAATTAAAGATATTTTTCCCCTGCGCTCCTGCCGCAAGGAGAAGGTGGATCCCAAAACCAGGGCTTGTTTAAATGCCCACATTGGGAAATGTGCCTCTCCTTGTGCCGGGAAAATTTCACCGGAAAATTACCGGGCCATGGTTGATCAGGTGATCCTGTTCTTGGAAGGGCGGCGCTTGGAGGTGATCAAGGATTTGGAAAAGAAGATGAAACAAGCATCGGAAGATCTGAATTTTGAAGAGGCGGCCCGCTACAGGGATCAAATTCAAGCGGTACGGCAAGTAGTGGAAAAGCAAAAGGTGGAAAACAAGAATTCAGAAGATCGGGATGTGGTGGGTTTGGCCACCGGGAGGGATTTAGCATCGGCGGTGATCTTTTTTGTCCGAGGGGGCAAGGTCATGGGCCGGGATCATTTTTTTCTGACCAATGTGGAGCATGATCAGGTGGACTCCTTATTAGGCGCTTTTTTACAGCAATATTATGAACATGCCGAAGAAATACCCGGTGAAATCGTGATTCAAAGCCCCCTTCCTGATCAGGCTTTGCTGGAAGAGTGGCTGACCATGAAGCGGGGTTTTAAGGTGCACATGCACCAGGCCCAACGGGGGGATAAAAAACGGCTTTTGGATCTGGTAATTAAAAATGCCCAGATTAAACTGGATCAGCATTATTCCCTGCAAAGTCAGCGCAAGGAGGAAGCAGGGGCAGCTTTGGAGCAGCTGCGTAAGGAACTGCATTTACCCCAGACACCCCACCGTATTGAGTGCTATGATATCTCCAATACCCAGGGTACCAACTCCGTGGGTTCCATGATCGTTTTTATCGGAGGAGAACCCTGCCCGGCAGAGTATCGCAGGTTTAAGATAAAGACGGTGGAAGGCCCTAATGATTTTGCCTCCCTCCAGGAGGTTTTAAGACGCCGCATTCAGCGAGGCTTGGATGAGAGAAGGGAAATCAGAGAAGCAGGCCTCCCCCTTAAGGAAGCAAAATTTGCCGACTTTCCTGATCTGATGATTATCGATGGGGGCAAGGGGCAGCTTTCCGCTGTGAAAGAAATTTTGGATCAGTTTGCTTTATCATTGCCTGTTTTTGGGTTGGCGAAAGAATTTGAACATCTTTTCCGGCCGGAAGAAAGTGAACCAATTATTTTGGCAGCCAACAGCCCAGCCTATTATTTAATCCAGCGGGTACGCAATGAAGCCCACCGCTTTGCCATTACCTATCATCGCAAGCTGCGCTCCAAGGAACAAGTAAAATCCGTCTTGGATGAAATTCCCGGGATCGGGCCTGCCCGGAGAAAAGCTTTGCTTAAAGCTTACGGCTCTGTGGAAAGAATTGCCCAGGCTTCCGCGGAAGAATTATCAATGGTGGAAGGCATGAACCGAAAATCTGCCGCCGATGTGTACCTTTTCTTTAAAAAAATGAAGGAGAAAAATGATGACGATTAAATTGATTGCATCCGACCTGGATGGGACTTTATTAGATGAACATGGTGGTATTTCAGAACGGACCAAGGAAGCGATCCGGCGCGCGGAAAAAAAAGGGGTGCTTTTCACCTTTGCCACCGGCCGCATGTATCGCTCCGCTTTGCCTTTTGCCCAAGAATTAAATCTTGATTTACCTTTGATAACTTATGAGGGGGCTTTGATCAAAACATCCCATACCCAGGAGGTAATTCGCCATCGTCCTCTGCCGGTGGATCTGGCTAAGGAAATCATTACCATTGGGGACCAAGAGCATCTAAGCGTCAACGTTTATGTGGATGACGAGATCTATGTCCATCGGGAGACGGAAGCGGTGCAAGATTATAGCCGTATGGTGCGGGTACCCTATACCAAGGTGGATCACTTACAGAGTTTTTTGGAACAGCCTCCCACGAAGGTGATTTATATTGGTGAAGAAGAACGGTTGCTGCGTCTTTGGGGAGAGTTGAAGGAGCAGTTTGGCGATCAGGCTTATATTACAAAATCCACCCCCCATTTCCTGGAATTTACTCATCCCCAAGCCACTAAAGGGAATGGGATTCAGGTCTTAAGTCAGATCTTAAACATCAAGCAGGAAGAAATTATGGCTTTCGGGGACAATTTTAATGACTTATCCTTATTACGTTCCGCCGGTTTGGCTGTGGCCATGGAAAATGGGCGGGAAGAATTGAAAAAAGAAGCTGATTTTGTTACCTCTTCCAATCGGGAAGATGGGGTAGCTCAAGCCATAGAGCAATTTGTTCTCTCCGAGTAACTTTTGCCATAAAAATATTATGGATGGTATTGACATTTTTCGATAGCAATTATACCAATAACTTGATATAATTGGAATACTGGAACAAGCTTAAAGATAACGGAGGGAGAACTAAGTATGCATCATGAAATTAATTTAGATAAATTGGATCAATTAAAAAAAGGTGATCCGGAAAATATGCTGGAAGCCTTATCTGGCTTACCCACTCAATGCCAGGATGCCATGCAGCGGGCACGGGCAGTGAACATTTCCTTTGCTGCTGATTTTAAAAATATTCTGGTTACCGGCTTGGGGGGCTCTGCTATCGGAGGAGATTTTCTCCGGGTTTACGGATATCGAAAATGTACCCTGCCCATTTTGGTGAATCGAGACTATAATCTGCCATCCTTTGTTAATGAACAGACCCTGGTGCTGGCCGTGAGTTATTCCGGAAATACAGAGGAGACCTTAAGTGCTTATGAAGAGGCCAAATTAAAAAAGGCACCCATCGTCGCTTTAACCAGCGGCGGCCAATTGGCAGAAAGGGCAAAAAAGGATGGGATTCCCCTTATTCTGATCCCCAGCGGGCTGCAGCCCAGAGCGGCCACCGGATATCTGTTCCTGCCCCTTTTGGTTGTTTTGGAAAAGTTATCACTTCTCTCTGATATCGCAGCTGAAATTGAGGAAACGATTGCAGGTCTGGCGGATTTAAGCAAGGCGATAAGTGCCCAGGTTCCTACAGAAAATAATCCGGCCAAACAACTGGCTCTGCGCTTTTATAACAAGATACCGGTAATTTGGGGCGTGGCCGGGACAACAGAAACGGTAGCCATGCGCTGGAAAGGGCAAATTAATGAAAATAGTAAAGCCCTGGCCTATTTCAATGTTCTGCCGGAATTAAACCATAACGAAATTGTCGGTACGGAAGTACCGGAAAAATTCCTTCGAGAGCTGGAAGTGGTCTTTCTGCGTACCGAGGACGATCATCCCCGGGTGCAAAAAAGGTTCGACATCACTAAGGAGATCATTGGGGAAAGAGTAGGAGGGATTAGCGAAGTTTGGGGTGACGGCAAAAATCCCTTGGCCCGGATGTTCGCTCTCACCTATTTGGGGGACTGTACCAGCGCTTATTTAGCCTTGCTGTACGGAATTGATCCCAGTCCGGTAAAATTGATTACCTTATTAAAAAATAAACTTGCTGAGCTGCCTGAGGCTTAATGCTTTTTAATGTAAGTATGACTATCCATGAAAAGTGGATAGTTTTCTTTTGCTGTTAAAAGAATTTTAAATTATGTAAAAGTTTCCTGAAAAACTTGTTAAGATACTTAAGTAAAGGATGAAAACTCTTTACTGATGCCGGGTTCCACCGATTTTGCTTATTCGCATACTGTTAAACAAATTTTCGAGGGAATCCTGAGACTTTTATCCTGGGAAAGATGATGTTATAATAGCACTATCTAGGATATTAATGGAAACATGAATGGAAATAAGTTTGGGGTGGTGTTGATATGGAGAGGGAGCGATTCTTGTCGCCGGAAGAGATTTTCTTATTTAACGAAGGAACCTATTACCATTCTTATCTAAAATTTGGCAGTCATAGAGTAAAGGTCAATCATATTTGGGGCGTTCACTTTGCCATCTGGGCTCCCCATGCGCAGCGGGTCCGGGTAGTGGGGGATTTTAACCGTTGGCGCGGGGCTGATCACCCCATGAAAAAACAAGGAGAAACCGGGGTTTGGACCCTTTTTATCCCTCATTTAAAAATTGGAGAGATCTACAAGTATGAGATTCTCACGGCAGCTGGAAGCACGATCTTAAAAACAGATCCTTGGGCCTTTCATTGTGAAGTCCGTCCTAAAACGGCTTCTGTTGTCTATGATCTTTCCGGGTATATATGGGGTGATGCTGATTGGATGAAAAAAAGAAGAGAGCAAGCTGTCAGGGAACAGCCCCTAAGTATTTATGAGGTTCACTTGGGTTCCTGGCGGCAGCATCCGGACGGATCCTTTTTGAATTACCGGGAATTGGCGGAGCAACTGGTACCCTACGTGCAGGAAATGGGATATACCCATATCGAACTTTTGCCTTTAATGGAACACCCTTTGGATCGCTCCTGGGGCTACCAGGTTACCAGTTACTACGCCGCCACCAGCCGTTACGGCACTCCCCACGATTTGATGTATTTCATCGACTGCTGTCATCAGGCCGGGCTGGGTGTGATTATGGATTGGGTGCCGGGTCACTTTTGTAAAGATGCCCATGGATTAGGACGCTTTGACGGTAAACCCCTTTTTGAAGGGGAAGAACATGATCAATGGGGCACCTATAAATTCAATTTTTCCCGCACGGAAGTATGGAGTTTTCTCATTGGCAATGCCGTATTCTGGTTTGCAGAGTATCATGTGGATGGACTGCGGGTGGATGGGGTTACCAGTATGCTCCTCTTAAATTTCGGCAAAGGAGAACGTAACTGGACGCCCAATATTTATGGCGGAAGAGAAGATCTGCACGCCATTGATTTCCTGCGCAAGCTGAATCAGGTGGTTTTTCATTATTTTCCGGGGGCTTTAATGATCGCCGAGGAGTCCACGGATTGGCCGATGGTCACCAAACCTCCCTATGAAGGTGGCTTGGGCTTTAATTATAAGTGGAACATGGGTTGGATGAATGACACGTTGAAGTATATGGAGACCTATTTTGACCGGCGCTGTGATCACCATCATTTACTGACCTTCTCTTTGCTGTATGCCTTTTCCGAGGAATTTATTCTGCCCTTTTCCCATGATGAGGTGGTGCACGGGAAAAGGTCCCTGTTGGATAAAATGCCCGGAGACTATTGGCGCAAATTTGCCGGATTACGTTTGCTTCTTTGCTACCAAATCTGCCATCCGGGAAAGAAATTACTTTTTATGGGGGGAGAATTTGGCCAGTTTATTGAATGGCGGGAAGCAGAATCCCTGGAGTGGTTTTTGACCGATTATGAAATGCACCGTAAACTGCAATACTTCGTCAAAGAAATCAACCATTTGTATCTGCGGGAGAAAAGCCTGTGGGAATTGGACTATTCCTGGGAGGGATTTAGTTGGCTGGATGTGAATAATAATCAACAAAGCGTGCTGGCATTTATGCGCCGGGATCAGCAGGGGAATTTTTTACTGGTGGTGTTGAATTTCCAACCTGATTATTATCCTAATTATCGGCTGGGGGTGCCGGTTTCAGGTGTTTATCAAGAAATTTTTAATACAGATGCATCATGCTTTGGCGGCTCAGATCAAGTGAATCGAGACTCCGTTCTTGGAGAGAAAATTCCCTACCACGGGCAGCCTTTTTCCATCGAAATGAAACTACCGCCTTTAGGCGGCATCATCATCAGATTGGTTGCCGGGTAATTTTGGAGGGATATGTTGGGAGGGGAAGAAATGATTTGGCTTAAAGACAGTTTTAAAAAGGCCTACGTAGAAAAGTTTATTGAGATTCAAGGATCGATGCCGAATACGGGAACATCTTGGGAAAAATATCGTGCCTTGGTGGTCTTAATCAAAGAAAAAATGAAAATCAGCCAGGCGGCGGAATCAATGAACGACTCTTCGCCGGATCAGGAAAAGCAGGTTTATTATTTTTCCTTGGAATTTTTGATTGGTAAACTATTATCTTATTATCTGATTAATTTGGGCATTAAAAATGTGGTCCAGGAAGGCCTGGAGGAACTGGGCATTGATTTGGAAGACCTGATAGCAGAAGAAAATGATGCAGCATTGGGCAATGGAGGCCTGGGACGTCTGTCTGCTTGTTATCTGGATTCTATGGCTTTTTTAGGCATCCCCGGTCAGGGCAATGGCATCCGCTATAAATATGGACTTTTTCAACAAAAAATTGTGAATGGTTTTCAGGTGGAACTGCCGGATAACTGGTTAAAAAACGAATATCCCTGGGAAATGAGAAAGTCGGATAACACAGTGGTGGTGAAATTCAAAGGCCATGTCAGGACAGAAAGTATTAAAGGTAAACTGACATTTTTCCATGAAGACTATGAGCCGGTGCTGGCGGTGCCCTATGACATTCCGATGCTGGGCTATGGCAACTTGAATCGGATCAATAACCTGAGGCTGTGGAGTGCCGAGCCGATCAAGGATGATCTTGACTGGGTCAGTTTTAATCAGGGGGACTACAGCAAGGCAGTTGCTTACC
This window harbors:
- the glgB gene encoding 1,4-alpha-glucan branching protein GlgB, encoding MERERFLSPEEIFLFNEGTYYHSYLKFGSHRVKVNHIWGVHFAIWAPHAQRVRVVGDFNRWRGADHPMKKQGETGVWTLFIPHLKIGEIYKYEILTAAGSTILKTDPWAFHCEVRPKTASVVYDLSGYIWGDADWMKKRREQAVREQPLSIYEVHLGSWRQHPDGSFLNYRELAEQLVPYVQEMGYTHIELLPLMEHPLDRSWGYQVTSYYAATSRYGTPHDLMYFIDCCHQAGLGVIMDWVPGHFCKDAHGLGRFDGKPLFEGEEHDQWGTYKFNFSRTEVWSFLIGNAVFWFAEYHVDGLRVDGVTSMLLLNFGKGERNWTPNIYGGREDLHAIDFLRKLNQVVFHYFPGALMIAEESTDWPMVTKPPYEGGLGFNYKWNMGWMNDTLKYMETYFDRRCDHHHLLTFSLLYAFSEEFILPFSHDEVVHGKRSLLDKMPGDYWRKFAGLRLLLCYQICHPGKKLLFMGGEFGQFIEWREAESLEWFLTDYEMHRKLQYFVKEINHLYLREKSLWELDYSWEGFSWLDVNNNQQSVLAFMRRDQQGNFLLVVLNFQPDYYPNYRLGVPVSGVYQEIFNTDASCFGGSDQVNRDSVLGEKIPYHGQPFSIEMKLPPLGGIIIRLVAG